In the genome of Fretibacterium sp. OH1220_COT-178, the window GCCCGGACGTCTTGACATTTTCAAGATAGGGATCCTGGGACGTGATGTTTATCACATCCTTATGCTTTACCTTGAAAATGTCGCTCTTCTGCACCTCGCCCTGCCCTGCTTTGGCTTTGATCTTAATCTCGTAGTTGCCCTCGATGGCATTTTTCTGGCCGAACTGGTCGACCTGACGCAGCCCGCCGTTCACGATCGCCTTCGTATTCAGGTTGTCGCTGCTCCAGAGCACCGCCGCGTCGCCGTTCAGCAGCTTCTTCTTGTTGAACTGCGTGGTGTTGCCGATGCGCGTGATCTCCTCGCGCAGCTGGTCGATCTCCAGCTGGATGTAGCCGCGGTCCTGCTGCGTCAGCGTGTCGTTGGCACTCTGCACCGAGAGCTCCCTCATGCGCTGCAGGATGCTGTGCGTCTCGTTCAGCGCGCCCTCGGCCGTCTGGATCATGCTGATGCCGTCCTGGCTGTTCCGCACCGCCTGGTCCAGGCCACGGATCTGCGCGCGCATCTTCTCGCTGATCGCGAGGCCGGCCGCGTCGTCCGCGGCGCTGTTGATGCGAAGGCCCGTGGAGAGCTTCTGGATGGACTTCTGAAGGGAGTTCATGGTGCCCCTGACGGCATTGTAGGACATGAGCGCGGGGATGTTGTGATTGATAACCATAGCCATAACAGTACAACCTCCTTGTTGTAGGCCGGGGGCTCCCTGCCCCCAAAATTCCGCCCGGGCGTCCGTGCCCGGTGCGACAATATGACGTCCCCCAAAGGGGACACACGCCCTTTCGGGCCCTGCGCAAAGGACCGCCCTCCCTCGCGAAGGACGAACGACCCCACCGGGCGCCCTGCAGAAAACGCCCCTTTGCAGCCAACCTTATACCGCTTCGGGGCGGGAATGTCAAGGACGGCGGCGCGGGACCGAGCAAAATATAACGGCGCGAAAAGGCGCGCCGTCCTCCGGCGCACACGCCGTGCCCGCCAGGATGCGGAGCGCGGCGGGCGCCCGATTCCGCAATGGGGAGGGGCCGGACGCCGCCGGCCCCCGCGCTCCTAGTCGAAGAGCTTCTTGAACTTCTCGAAGAACCCGGGCTCCCCGGCCCCGACCGGGGTCTCCATCTCGCCCGCCAGCTCCGTGATCAGCTCCCTCTGCCGGTCGGTGAGCCTGGAGGGAATGTCGATCAGCACGTGGGCGTAGAGGTCCCCGCGCCCTCGCGGGCCCCGGAGGCGCGGCATGCCCTTGCCCCGGATCTTGAGCACCTGGCCGTGCGCGGTCCCGGCGGGCACCTCGACCTTCTCCACCCCGTCGATCAGGGTGGCCAGCTCCACCTCCGCGCCCAGCACCGCCTGAGGGTAGGTCAGAAGAAGGCGGGTGTGCAGGTCCGCGCCGTCCCGGTCGAAATCCTTGCTCGGCTCCACGTCGATCAGCAGGAACAGGTCGCCCTGAGGGCCGCCGTTGACCCCGGCCTCCCCCGCACCCGTGATGCGCAGCCGGGTCCCCCGCTCGACCCCCGCGGGCACCTTGACCTCCAGCTTGTGCTTGCGGCGCACCTGACCGCGCCCGCCGCAGTCGGAGCACTTCTCCCGGATGGTCTTGCCCCGGCCCTGGCAGTTGGGGCATACGGTCACGGAGACGAACTGGCCGAAGAGGGTGCGCTGCACCTGCTCCACCTGTCCGCGCCCGCCGCAGGTCGCGCAGGTCTCCGGCGACGTGCCGGCCTTAGCCCCGGACCCGCTGCAGGTCCCGCAGGTCTCCCAGCGCGGGACCTCCAGGGTGTGGGTCACCCCGTTCGCCGCCTCCAGCAGGGAGACCCGCAGGGACATCTCCAGGTCGGCGCCGCGGCGCGGCGCGTTGGGGTCGGCCTGCCGACGGCCCATCCCCCCGCCGAAGACCTGCGAGAACAGGTCCCCGAACAGATCGCCGAAGTCCCCCCCGAAGCCGCCGCCGAAGGGATCCGACCCGTCGGCGGAGCCGAACTGGTCGTAGCGCGCCCGTTTTTCGGGGTCGCTCAGCACGGAATACGCCGCGTTGATCTTCTTGAAGCGTTCCTCGGCCTCCTTGTCCCCCGGGTTCGCATCCGGGTGGTACTGCCGCGCAAGCTGGCGGTAGGCCTTCTTGATCTCCGCCGGAGAGGCGTCGCGCGCCACCCCCAGGATTTGATACAGATCTTCCAAAATAGACACACCCCGTTATACGACAGAAACTCGCGCCCCGCTCGGGCCCGCATCAAAGGGACGGAAGGTCCAACATCGTCCCTTCCGTCCCTCGCTCATTATAGCCTATTCCGTCGGCACAAACTCCGCCTAGACCTGTCCCTGATCGCTGAACTCGGCGTCCACCGTCTCCCCGTCCGAGGAGGAGCCCGCCGGTCCGCCGGAGGCGCCGCCCGCGCTCTCCTGCCCCGCGTCCTGGCCCTGGTAGAGGCGCGTCGAGAACTCCTGTATCGTCTTCTCCAGCTCCTCCTTGACGCTCTTCATCCTGGCGCCGTCGTTCTCCTCGATGGCGCGCTTCAGCTCGTCGAGCTTGGAGTTCACCTTGCCCTTCTCCTCCGCGGTCATCTTGTCGCCCAGGTCGTTCAGCAGCTTCTCCGCGGCGAACACGGCGGAGTCGGCCTCGTTGCGGACCTCCGCGGCCTCGCGCCTCTTCGCGTCCTCGTCCGCGTTGGCCTCGGCATCGTTCTTCATACGCTCGATCTCGTCCTTGGAGAGGTTCGAGGACTGGATGGTGATCTTCTGGGCCTTGCCCGTCCCCTTGTCCTTCGCGGAGACGTTCAGGATGCCGTTGACGTCGATATTGAAGGTCACCTCGATCTGCGGGATGCCGCGCGGCGCGGGCGGAATGCCGTCCAGCACGAACTGTCCCAGCTTCACGTTATCCGCCGCCATGGAGCGCTCGCCCTGAAGCACCAGAATCTCCACCTGGGTCTGGTTGCTCGAGGCCGTCGTGAACACCTGGCTCTTGGAGACCGGGATGGCCGTGTTGCGCTCGATGACCTTGGTGAACACGCCGCCCAGGGTCTCAAGGCCCAGGGAGAGCGGGGTCACGTCCACCAGGACGATGTCCTTGTGGTCGCCCTTCAGGATCGCCCCCTGAATGGCGGCACCGGCCGCGACGCACTCGTCCGGGTTGATGCCCTTCGTGGGCTCCTTGCCCATCAGCTCGACGATCTTCTTCTGCACCATCGGCATGCGGGTCGAGCCGCCGACCAGCAGGATCTTGTCGATCTCGCTCGTCTTGAGGCCGGAATCCTCGATGGCGCGCTTCGCCGGGATGATCGTGCGGTCCATCAGGTCCGCGGTCATCTCCTCGAACTTCGCCCGGCTCAGCTTCATCTCCAGATGCTTGGGGCCGCTCTGGTTCGCCGTGATGAAGGGCAGGGAGATCGTGGTCTCCGTCATCGAGGAGAGCTCGATCTTCGCCTTCTCGGCCGCCTCGCGCAGGCGCTGCATCGCCATGCGGTCGTTCTTCAGCTCGATGCCCTCGCTTTTCTTGAACTCCGCAATCATCCATTCGACGATGCGGTTGTCCCAGTCGTCGCCGCCCAGCCGGTTGTCGCCCGCCGTCGCCAGGACCTCGAAAACGCCCTCCCCCACGTCCAGGATCGAGACGTCGAACGTTCCGCCGCCAAGGTCGAACACCAGGATCTTGTGCTCCTCCTTCTTGTTCTCGCCGTAGGCGAGGCAGGCGGCCGTCGGCTCGTTGATGATGCGCAGCACCTCGAGCCCCGCGATGGAGCCCGCATCCTTCGTCGCCTGGCGCTGAGCGTCCGTGAAGTAGGCCGGAACCGTGATGACCGCCTGGGTCACCGGCTCGCCGAGGTAATCCTCCGCGTCGCGCTTCAGCTTCTGCAGGATCATCGCGGAGATCTCCTGCGGCGTGTACTTCTTGCCGTCGATGTCCACGCGGTAGTCCGTCCCCATCTCGCGCTTGATCGACATGATGGTGTGATCCGCATTGACGATGGCCTGGCGCTTGGCCAGCTGGCCCACCAGACGCTCTCCGTCCTTCGTGAAGGCCACGACGGACGGGGTCGTCCTCATGCCCTCGGCGTTGGCGATGATCGTCGTCTGGTCGCCCTCCTGCACCGCAATGCAGCTGTTCGTCGTTCCAAGATCGATACCCACAACTTTGCTCATGGTCTTTCCCCCTGTATGTGCTTCAAATTTTGTCTTTTATGTATTTGTATCTGTTTTGACGTTTCCACAAGCCTGCCGCCATCCCTCCGGCCCGCGGCGCGGAGGGGCGCCGGGATCAGGCCTTGCCGACCGTGACGCGGGAAGCCCGAAGCACGCGCTCGCCGCTTCGATAGCCGCAGAGCAGCTCGGACTGGACCACCCCGTCCTGTTCGGGGTCCTCCACGGCGACCGTCTCCACCGCCTCGTGGATCGCAGGATCGAACGCGGCCCCCTCGGCCGGAATGGGCTTGACCCCCATCTCCTCGAGGGCCGAGAGGAACTGGCGCCTCACCATGCGCACGCCGACCAGGACGTCCTTGGCGCTGCCCTCCTCCGGGACGGCCAGGGCCCGGTCGAGGTTGTCCAGGACGGGCAGCAGATTCTCGATGGTGTCGTCCACGATCAGCCGCCGGGCCTGCTGGCGCTCCCGCGCCACCCGCTGCCGGTAGTTGTAGAGGTCCGCCCGTGCCGCAGCCAGATCGCCCTCCAGCTCCGCAATGCGCTTCTGCGCCGCGGAGGCCTCGTCGTCCTCCGCCGGGGGGACGGTCTCCGCCTCCGGCCCAAAATCGAGCCCCCCGTCCTCCTTCAGAATGCCGTCCTCGATCACGTACTCCTTCACGGGCCCCTCGGGCCCCAGGCACTCCGACGAGCTCCCCTCATCGTTTTCGCAGGGGTTGCCCCCCCCTCTGACGCGGTCGTCCTTCATATCGTCCATGTCATCATCTCCCCACCCGGGCTCCCCTTCTCTCGAACGTACAAAAGCCCATCGTTCTGTGCTCCATCGCCATCTGCGACACCGCGAAGCCCAGGACGGCGCTCAGTCCTCCGCCTCCTCGTCCAGGGCGTCCGC includes:
- the dnaJ gene encoding molecular chaperone DnaJ — its product is MSILEDLYQILGVARDASPAEIKKAYRQLARQYHPDANPGDKEAEERFKKINAAYSVLSDPEKRARYDQFGSADGSDPFGGGFGGDFGDLFGDLFSQVFGGGMGRRQADPNAPRRGADLEMSLRVSLLEAANGVTHTLEVPRWETCGTCSGSGAKAGTSPETCATCGGRGQVEQVQRTLFGQFVSVTVCPNCQGRGKTIREKCSDCGGRGQVRRKHKLEVKVPAGVERGTRLRITGAGEAGVNGGPQGDLFLLIDVEPSKDFDRDGADLHTRLLLTYPQAVLGAEVELATLIDGVEKVEVPAGTAHGQVLKIRGKGMPRLRGPRGRGDLYAHVLIDIPSRLTDRQRELITELAGEMETPVGAGEPGFFEKFKKLFD
- the dnaK gene encoding molecular chaperone DnaK, with protein sequence MSKVVGIDLGTTNSCIAVQEGDQTTIIANAEGMRTTPSVVAFTKDGERLVGQLAKRQAIVNADHTIMSIKREMGTDYRVDIDGKKYTPQEISAMILQKLKRDAEDYLGEPVTQAVITVPAYFTDAQRQATKDAGSIAGLEVLRIINEPTAACLAYGENKKEEHKILVFDLGGGTFDVSILDVGEGVFEVLATAGDNRLGGDDWDNRIVEWMIAEFKKSEGIELKNDRMAMQRLREAAEKAKIELSSMTETTISLPFITANQSGPKHLEMKLSRAKFEEMTADLMDRTIIPAKRAIEDSGLKTSEIDKILLVGGSTRMPMVQKKIVELMGKEPTKGINPDECVAAGAAIQGAILKGDHKDIVLVDVTPLSLGLETLGGVFTKVIERNTAIPVSKSQVFTTASSNQTQVEILVLQGERSMAADNVKLGQFVLDGIPPAPRGIPQIEVTFNIDVNGILNVSAKDKGTGKAQKITIQSSNLSKDEIERMKNDAEANADEDAKRREAAEVRNEADSAVFAAEKLLNDLGDKMTAEEKGKVNSKLDELKRAIEENDGARMKSVKEELEKTIQEFSTRLYQGQDAGQESAGGASGGPAGSSSDGETVDAEFSDQGQV
- a CDS encoding nucleotide exchange factor GrpE codes for the protein MDDMKDDRVRGGGNPCENDEGSSSECLGPEGPVKEYVIEDGILKEDGGLDFGPEAETVPPAEDDEASAAQKRIAELEGDLAAARADLYNYRQRVARERQQARRLIVDDTIENLLPVLDNLDRALAVPEEGSAKDVLVGVRMVRRQFLSALEEMGVKPIPAEGAAFDPAIHEAVETVAVEDPEQDGVVQSELLCGYRSGERVLRASRVTVGKA